The Apostichopus japonicus isolate 1M-3 chromosome 1, ASM3797524v1, whole genome shotgun sequence DNA segment CTTTGAACAGCGTTTATAACTGTAGTGTtactgtacgttcgaccctccggctatggagctgttttttggagttcctatcgaaaataagtgccggtcggaaaagtcactcaggcagattgtggcggtcggtaattcagcgtgctggtcgggcccgaccggcgccgaccggcagcggcagaaccctgatGATAGCTGATGCATGTAATatccaccatatgatagctgatgtaTGTCATATCcactatatgatagctgatgcatGTCATATCcactatatgatagctgatgtATGTAATATCCACTATATGGTAGCTGATGCATGTCCTATCcactatatgatagctgatgcatGTCATATCCcctatatgatagctgatgcatGTAATATCCCCTATATGGTAGCTGATGCATGTCATatccaccatatgatagctgatgcatGTCTATCCACTATGATAGCTGATGCATGTCTTATCcactatatgatagctgatgcatGTAATATCCACTATATGATAACTGATGCATGTCATATCcactatatgatagctgatgcatGTCTATCcactatatgatagctgatgcatGTCTTATCcactatatgatagctgatgcatGTCATATCCACTATATGATATCTGATGCATGTCTTATTCACTTTATGAAAGCTGATGCATGTCATATCCACTATATGATTGCTGATGCATGTCCTATCcactatatgatagctgatgcatATCATATCcactatatgatagctgatgtATTTCATATCCACGTTATGATAGCTGATGCATGTCATATCCACTATATGAAAACTGATGCATGTCATATCTactatatgatagctgatgtATGTCATATCCACTATATGAAGTCTGATGCATGTTCGACCcactatatgatagctgatgcatGTCCTGtccactgtaggcctatattggcTGATACGTGTCCTATCCACTATATGATAGCTGACGCATGTCATATCCACTATATGATAGCTGGAGTATGTCATATCCACTATATGATGGCTGAAGTATGTCATATCCACTATATTATACCTGATGCATGTCATATCTACTATATGATAGCTGGTGCATGTCATATCCACTATATAATAGCTGAAGTATGTCATATCCACTATATGATAGCTGAAGTATGTCATATCCACTATATGATAGCTGAAGTATGTCATACCCACTATATGATAGCAGAAGTTTGTCATATCCACTATATGATAGCTGAAGTATGTTATTGTCATACCCAATATATGATATCTATTGCATGCCATATCcactatatgatagctgatggatGCCCAATCCACTttatgatagctgatggcttgggctatcatATAGCCCATTCAACGTTTACCCATAATGCCGGTTTAGATTTTAAGCTAGAAGAGGTCGACGGTTAGCACAGTAGGCCCACTCGACAACCCGTCTGCAAGCTCTCGTTGTGGAATCTTCCTGTTTCACACAGGAATTTTTAAAATGGAAAAGCCCTAAATCAtcttcaatcaatctctccatCTGTAGACCATTAAGTAGTTTATCACAGTTTATGCCAAAACAATTGGTCTATTAAGGAATAAATACAACGATGCGTAATCCTTCATGAAGGACTGATGCACTGCTCTAATTGTGGTATATTACCTTACATGGTAGTTGGTACGTAAAAACAGAATGGTATCGTAAGGGTACCAAAGGAAACGTAAAATAAACAATCGGTTGCGGTTACTTACGGATGTTAGATCAACAGCAGAGTCATCATGATAGGATGCCATTTAAATTTTGGTTGATGTGTATCCTTCACTACAGTACCTTCACCGCACCAGCACTAAAACAAAACTGAGCAAACCGTCACAGTTCTGCTAAGAAGGCATTCAATGGTATCACAAAGGGATATTCAATAAATGATGCAAATATAGTCACCAATCTgtagggggaaaaaaaggaaaaaaacgtAGCAAACTTCACAGTTCTGTTTAGAATACATTCGATGTACTACACAAACTGTACGGTACATCACAAACAAAGGGATATCTAATAAATGATCAGATTATAGCCGGCAAAACTGAGCAAAGTTCAATTATGTTTAGAATACCTCCTATGTACTTATCCGTGTTATAAACGAAGTTAGTCTATAAATAATGAAACACCGGTTTGACACGGCTCAGTGGTCCGTTTACTTACGTGGGTGTGATCGTCCATAAAGTCATCTCTGGGATCCATTGGAATATGACGGTAATGACAACCCTAATTCGCAGTACCTTCGTATAGTCAACAGTTAAATAGAATAGCACTCATAAGGTGACGTTCAGCTTATTATTCTGTATATAGTGCAAGTTTCGAAGTATTTATTCATCGAACTGTATTGCTCATAAAGGCCAGGCGTTCAttactttgcttttgtaggtgattctacgtcgcggcccacagtacccgtcagccccacttttcaaggttttaagccccaaatttgttcagaatttgaaaattcacatttctcgtgaataaactcactaaatatacccataatgttgtacaaaatttcatctatggacaaccaatatagaaaaacttccttcaacccctaacagacaggtcaaaattgcacgagtagagggaagtgtgatgcagaatgttggtcagaagttttcgaaaattcagacacagttaatttattggtgtacaaattatcaaacttggttgaaggaaatgaaaaaatagcagatatttccgaaaccgaacactacacacataggcgtaggaggcgcggcggcagtggcggagctaggggtattggtcaggaggggcgagaatggtctgtaggggcgctttcgacactatctaagcggagcgccaccactggttggcgcgtagcgcacagacaatttttgagtaaagatactccctagatcgccggaaatgacccttcagggcctggctaatttgcagataaacgaagaatagggtgtcatcgccaaattacaccaacaaaatgtgacaaatgtcaataagtagatgagagcgcaataaaaaagtcaataatctagaataagtaaaaagagGTATTGCATAACgttttaatttttgtaaacCAAGGTGAGGCTTCCACAAATTGTAATAGATGTAAACTTGTAAACTTATATTCTATTGAAGCTGTCtctaattataaatatatgtatgtatgtatatatatatatatatatatatatatatatatatatatatatatatatatatatatatatatatatatatatatatatatatatatatatatatatatatatatatatatatatatatatatatatatatatatatatatatatatatatatatatatatatatatatatatatacagattgtTATACTAATGTTACATTTTAGATGTTAACTTGTTTAAAGCAGTTTCCTATAGTCAGGTCTGTCTTGCTACAAAAAGGGTTGTAACAGTTAAGACAATtcacaattatttataaatgcaTGCCGAGAGTGTTTCAGAGAAACCCACTGACTTGAACTGGGGATTGAACTGGGGAAATGGGGATTAAATGTGTTCAAAGAGAGTCACTTACTTGTGCCACGGTACTGCTAAAGTAACTGGGATTGAAGATGTTTAGAGAGAGTTACTTACTTATACTACGGTATTGCTGAACTTACTGAGGGTTGAAGGTGTGTAGAGAGAAATAACTTACCTGCGCAACGGTACTGTTGAACTAACCGGGGATTGAAGGTATTTAGTGAGACTCCCCTAATTGTTTGCAACGGTATTGCTGAACGAACTGGGATTAAATGTGTCGAGAGACTCACTTATCTGTGCAACGGTACTTCTGAACTAACTGGGATTGAAGGTGTGTAGAGAACCCTCACTTATCTGTGCAACGTTACTGTTGAACTAATTGGGATTGAAGGTGTTAGAGGGAGTTACTCGCATGTGCAACGGTATTGCTGAACTAACTAGACCTGAGTGTGTTGTTGTGTATCATGTGTAATTTGATCTTAggtaaatatttgatataaattgaaaagaaaaaacacgtGTAGCTACATAAGCAAAGCATTAAAAATTCGAGCTATAGAACCAAGGCTGTGTACGTTACAAACGCATAATTGTGTGAGTTCTTACGTCAGTAGCAGTCTTTATTTCCTTCTCTATCGTTTCAAATTCTGAAAGATAttctgagaaaaaaaagatttcatataaatatgaaataatgatGATACGAAGTGGAATTGAATATCTCAGTTCAGTCCATTGATGACTGCAGCTGTAATGAAATGGGGAAGTTGACTTCATGGAGGAAGTAAATCGAAGAAATGGgggaaatatttatattataatatgtcGTTTTGATGGTTAATATAATGTTATTGCAATACGTGTTGCATTAACATCAATGCAACTTGTAAACACTCCACGAAAGGAACTAGGGATTAATATTTCAATTGCTCTCCAATTAAACAGAAACTATGCACAATTGTGAAAATTTagtaaatatacaaataatgatgATACAAAATGATATAAGATCTCCCTGTTCAGCAGTCACGAGTTGTATATGATGTTCTGTCCATACAAGGTAAACAATGTAAATTGTCCATggatacttttttaagaaaaagtcgcccaggaaagaacctgggcacgaaaaccaaactaccgaacgactgatccgctctgaACCCAATCCCCTCGCAtcaagactgtgactgtgtgatcatcgccgagtgtgtatcaccattcctctcgaaagggaacagatagtACACATGATCTTCGCCAAAAggccgtatggcaagccgttttaacatttacctctctattctacttaagtagaattaattccacttaagtagaatacaattaagcttaagtgaaatgaattgcacttaagtagaattgcattttacttaagcttaattgtatttcacttaagtggaattcatattAGCTTAAGTTTAAACGGTTTTTGTCTAcatcgtattttacttaagtaaaatacaattctacttaagtaaaatacaattctgcttaagtaaaattcaattctacttacgtaaaatgcaattctgcttaagtaaaattcaattctacttaagtaaaatgctattctacttaagcaaaatggcttttcaatttcacttaagctaaattgcattttacttaagtgaaatagaattacgcttaagtgaaatgtgattggtcaatctatttcacttaagtaaaatgcaatttagcttaagtaaaatgtgattggtcaatcagtaCATGCTACTCATTGCGTCACTGTACTTGCCGCGTAGTACGACTTTGTATACTATTATAGGTACCTCACCACGTGTTCATTCGCTCAataggttaaccattgtcagaaaagaggtaaaagtacctaacgTAAAGCTTGTTTAAAGCATGTTATCATTTACTGTCATCGTTTattctgcctttatatgaaaaagcattaaagtacagatggtgagaaaatagggaggatcgaaggtgatataaaccatttaaaaaatctttggttaaatgtttatATTACTCCGAACGAGCATATGGAAGGGTTCAGTTtgataaacttgctcctcttctagctcataatctaaacggtcatgatatggaagtttgcaagtgccatgataggccaagatcatagctatcatgtggtgggtaggatataccagatgaaaacttctatctatgctttggcaggtcttgaaagtgatgagtttagtgtgtaagtcaatggaacaattaattgtgatgcGAGACCTATAGAGTTACGTTCAAGACGTACTAGTTACGTAACCATTTGCGGCCATTCCCCCATTCTGCGATACTTATCCAGCTTTCGTAGTGTATATACGAACATAACACCATACTTAGCAAATGAAGCAAAGCTATGTTTATCACTGAGTCTGAACGTTAGACATTTGCTAAATGCAGCCAGCCAATAAATCTTTGTAAATTGTTGCTGATGCAGttggaaaagcacttttgagGGCAAGGGAACGACTACACGGCATACCACCAATcagtggtactagtagtagaaGTATCACAGGGCATGGTACCAACTAACATTGCCCCCAGACCAACCACTTCTCAGcacgaggtaaatgttataaCGCCTTGCCATATccttcaattccacttaagcttaacTGTATTTTaattaagtagaattgaaatttacttaagtaaaatgcaattgtattctacttaaataaaatacaattctacttaagtagaatacaatttagcttaagttaaattcaatttcacttaagcttaattgtattctacttaagtaaaatacaattctacttaagtagaatacaatttagcttaagttaaattcaatttcccttaagcttaattgtattctacttaagtaaaatacaattttacttaagtaaaatgcatttagcttaagtgaaaaagaatgacacttttacttaagctaaattaaattttactaaagttgaattgtattttacttaagtagaatataattaagcttaagtgaaattgaatttaacttaagcttaaaagaaagtggtaattttacttaagtggaatacaattaaacttaagtgcaattcattttacttaagcttaattgtattctacttaagtgcaattcattttacttaagcttaattgtattctatttaagtggaattaattctacttaagtagaatagagaggtaaatgttaaaacggcctGCCATAAATGCCGAGAAGCGATTGTCCACGGATGACTCCTGGATCTATTGACATTTAGAGGATCGTGAACATATAGAAACAGATGCCACtcattattaaattaaaaaaaaaagaactactATTGATGTTGACCTTGATGAGAGAAAGGTTATCGTTTAACATTAACATAGAAGCAGCTGTAATGAAACGGGGAAGTTGACTTTATGGAGGAAGTAAAACGTAGAAATGCACGGGGCAAATATTTACATTAGAATATGTCGTAATGATAGTTAATATAATGCTATTGCAATACGTGTTTCATTAGCATCAAGGCAAGTATAGTAACCACTCCACGAAATTAACAAAGGGATTATTATTTCAAGTGTTCTACAATTAAACCGAAACTATGCACAATTGTGGATGTAAATGTATTATAGAGAAATGTAAGCTTATCATTCAATAAGTGGCCAGGTATAGGCTACAGACCAGGAAGCTCTGAAGTCGCTACAGAATTGTCGATCATGTGAAACAGTATATTTTAAGTACTTTTGACAGGTCTGACAGGCATAATATCCTATTCGAAACTGCGCAAtggcttaaagcagcattttgcgtccttttctatgtttctcaacctcactgattccacgatgccataacgacatacataactagtttatctattcaaatcttacttcaaatggtggcataaaagtcgaaaaatttacaactttcaactttgttttttgtCGAAGATAtattccgttgggatccaaataaacctcgcccataatatgaaaatttaaaagctacgaacgttATTGGCTAATAGGTAATACAACTTCATGCTTGATTTgggtagattgtctatggcagttgtaccagagcTGTTAGAATCCAGCTTGCTGGTTGCACCAATTTACCAACTCGACATATCCCCTACTGAAGGTGGTTTTCCCAATACATCAACACTTACCAAATGAGTCATTATGCTCCTTGCAGGCAAGTAGATATGCATTTTAGCCACCGTTGAAGTAAGAATAGGCAAACTTAGTAAGCTAACAAGTGTATCTCGTACATACAATATGATGGACTTTTAAGTATCAGATATACGCCAAACGATTGCATGGTTAACTATGTGCATACTGCTTTGACTTACCAACCATGTTGTTCTTAAGGCTCCAAATCGAAACTCTCTCGAAGCCGCCGCATTTCTCCCCACCGGTGCATTTAATACCATTGTCTATACATTCTGAATCCTCTCGTCTCTTCAATTTTGGTTGTTGGTTGATACATATACATTTGTCTCCTTGGGTAAGCAGAAAAAGCTGAAAAATTTGGCAAGTTTCTAAGCACCTTTCGACATCCAAATCAGCCTTAGGTTGTGTGAATGGAATATAGACGTCGGTAGGATTTTCGTAGCAACCTTGATAATTTTTCCCTGcgaaaatttaacaaaaatacgttgtatgaaaaattgaaagaacGATATAATTAAAGACAGTCAAAATTTGACAAACCCTCAAACAGGATATCaaaatatctaaatatattcaaaatattatttcGAAGTATCAAACTTGGGCAAATTGATGCGTTTACCAAAATGACCGGTGTTGCAAACTTCTTTTAAATGTTGAAAGGATCTTGTTGGATTAGATCTGCAATATAGATTACTCACCTGTTTAAGCTGTCGTCAGTTTGTGATCTTTTTTGAGGGGTTGCATTCAAAAGCTGATAAAGGTTTGGTGGAGGTGGAATATCTTGCTACAGCAGAAAACGTGAACCTTGTGCCCCTCTAGATTTTTATCTGAATACCCATCAAAAAAGAATCTGCTTTCGCCTTGGCTAACTTATTAGACATTGAGCAAATATACGGTCATTCATAATAACGCATTACAGGGGTATCTGATAACTGAAACAGTAAATCGTGTTTTTGTCAGTTTATGTCAAAATAAGCCTGCGAAACACAAGAGTGTACTTTCCAGATTATTTCGGAGTGTATCAGTTTCCTTGACTCATAACTCAAGTTTTCATAGCTGAGTTGATTGCTGCTTTTCCAACAGTAAAGGTTACATCGGGCGGGGTTTAAATTTACAGACCGTTCACTCTAGAAAATGATGGACTTTGAATTACTATTATGATTTACAAACGGGGACTTGTCAGAAacataaatgtttcaaaatctTTAGCGTATTACTTATTATTCGAGATATAGACTACGATACATTCTTGGAACTGTTGCCTTGAATAATCAGTGTTGAATTGAGACAAGCCTTCGTGAAGATGAAATAATTGGGGAAGCATACAATCAATACTTGGCAtcatggagtgttagctcagcggttaacgccggtgccttttaatcataaggtcccaaatgtcgtccagttacagagttgtttaaGATATGAATTTAAGAGACCGACTTCGGTCAACTTGCGAGTTCCTCCTTGCAGGaggatttaaaatacatacaccgacaaatacacgcatacatacacacatctAGACCTGAAGAACTTAATTGAGTACATATTGTATACCTTTATACAAAGCTGAGACATTCTGCCCGCCACAGTTGATTGCGGCATCACAGGGAGTATCACAGTCGCTCAGCGGAGCAGCCTGAGCAGTGATGTATGCAGACGGATTACCACAGTAACACGTGCGTCCGTCCTCTAAGCCAAACCATATACTGTTACTAGGGCAGAAATCCCTGCACCGCGAAATGCTAAGCGAACCAGGAAATAGTTTTTTACGAAGCCATAGATTCGACGTGTTACTGTAGAAACAGCCGATTTCCTGGCCAActatattaaaaatttaaacGATAAAGAAACATGAACTCTTATAATAATTGtataaaaacaattataaatgGCAACATGTAGATTCCTGAGAAAAACATGCAGTTTATCAAAAATTACTTTCTTTTGTAATAAATCTTGATTACAGGGCTTTGATTATTTACAGtgataaaatgaatttaatgcttctttgtttattttctttcaaagcgGCTGTCCTGAGACGAATGAAGTTAGTCTTAGCCAGATTGTGACACATCtctttatatacatgtacatgtgtaaCTCTCTGTTTCACCTACCAGGCTACCAATGGAGAAGTACTTTTGTAGAAGtaaaatatacatgtttacatACTGTAACTGTTTAAAACTGCAACGCACTGCATGATTGATgggatcatttttttttccaaagatATTAATTTTCTTTGAGCTTATACATACAATAGTTACACAAGGACTTCCTGTTCATGGTTGGGAAAACCATGCAGAACTTTCATGTTACGTGGGTTCTTCCAATCACTAAAAATCCCAAGTTTGGGGTGGTCGCAAAGAAGCAGTTGAGGGAGGGGGAAAATATGGATTGCAAAAGCGCACCTGTATAGAGTGTAAGTTAGGGCCTAGGGAATAGCCcttaatttaatttatgaataCTTTAATTAGTTTATGAAATTCACAATTATGACAAAACTATAATGCATAAAACCATGATCGTACATTCACGTCGAGACAGACTAGCAGTGATTAGCTGGGCAAGTTTCGAAAAATAGCAATGCGGCAACTTGCTTTATACTTACAATTAGTACACTGTTATTGTGAAGAAAGCCCATAGAAGTTGCACCACTTTTAAATAGTTAGCAATAGTTAGAATATCGGAGGGAGGAATAACTTTATGGAACTTTTTTAGCACTGAAGCTGCAATGCTTTCAGCCAATTCTTTCGTAGCTATTTAACTTATCCACAGAAAAGATTTCAGTTTGAACAGACTATGTTTGATCAGATCTATGGGGCATAGAATAATGATGTCCCAGAAGGTTTAACATGTATTTAGCCTAATATTGCCTAATTAAAGGAATTTTTTACTAAAGGGAGAGTTTTACTTTACAACGGGGGTTTGGGGAGACGGCGGGGGTAGGGGGAGGAGGGGCTAACTTGGCATTCTGATGAAATGGTATTTTCTCCCCATCACTCCCCTGTGGCGCTATCATTGCATTATACGTATGTAATATTCACGCATAATTcatacatttaatacaaatatatatatatacccctaTGCGGCCTTCACTAGCTCATCTGACTAAGTTAATTTATTTCAGCTGGTAGTCTGCTAATCATACAAAGAAACGAGGTTAACATGATTGATACTGCACCATTAATAACTGCTTGCCTATATTATCATTAGTTTGTATATACCGGTTGCTGAGACTAACTTCAAGTATCATAGTCCACTTCTGACAACTCGTGAGATACATATTTCAATTCAAAGTGAATCGAGTCCAGATGAGCAATACCCCAAAATATGAATTAGATTTATGTTACAGAAGATATCTAAGTGGTTGTTGACTTTGCAATCCCTGTGTAAAGACAGAGTTCCTATTGGTTTTTAGCCTTTGTTGATTTCATATGACTAAAGCTATACTTTAAACGACATTCAGAGGTACAGGTCAAAATTGTACTCACCCGATCGCTGAGGCATCGTTAGGATCAACGACAGAACCATTGCTTAATAGAGCTTCATGGTAGAATGTGTGTTTTTTAAATCTCTATTATATTAGTTAATTAATAAGATTCTACTTTGGGTTTCTATCAATCTAATTTTCTATAAATCAgtcaattgaaaataaatccaAATCAGTCGGTCGATACAGACTAGCATCAATACTACTTTCGTTGAACACAAACCAAACGACAAATGCCTCCCAGCAGAGTCGTGTATGCTTTTCtgtataaattaataaataacgcCATTAATTCGTTGTTCAGTACTGTATAATTTTAATGACaatgacctatatatatatatatatatcatcggaaaatcaagaacaatgaaaaaaaccTTTCAGCCTCCGTATTtcgtatatatacgtatatatatatataaatatgtatgtatatatatatatatatatatatatatatgtatatatatatatatagatatatatatatatagatatagatatagataaagatatatatatatatatatatatatatataaatatatatatatatatatatatatatatatatatatatatatatatatatatatatatatatatatatatatatatatatatatatatatatatatatatatactaaaataaCTAAACACTACACAAATTTTCGGACACCCTGGTCCTTCGTCAGGTgtaaaaagagtgattgaaatcacgATGGTCTACCGTAAGCCCcagactgctcaaagtgcttaAA contains these protein-coding regions:
- the LOC139972055 gene encoding uncharacterized protein — encoded protein: MVLSLILTMPQRSVGQEIGCFYSNTSNLWLRKKLFPGSLSISRCRDFCPSNSIWFGLEDGRTCYCGNPSAYITAQAAPLSDCDTPCDAAINCGGQNVSALYKGKNYQGCYENPTDVYIPFTQPKADLDVERCLETCQIFQLFLLTQGDKCICINQQPKLKRREDSECIDNGIKCTGGEKCGGFERVSIWSLKNNMVEYLSEFETIEKEIKTATDFNPQFKLVTIFASFIEYPFVIPLNAFLAEL